CAGCGAACCGCTGGGCGAGGACCAGCAAGGCAATCCGGTGTACCTGCGCGATATCTGGCCATCGAGTAAAGAGATCGCCGATGCGGTCAATCAGGTCAACACGGCGATGTTCCATAAGGAATACGCCGAAGTGTTTGCCGGTGATGAGCAGTGGCAGGCCATCGAGGTTCCGCAAGCGGCGACTTACGTGTGGCAGGACGATTCGACCTACATCCAGCACCCGCCTTTCTTCGACGATATCTCCGGCCCACTGCCGGACATCAAGGACGTCAAAGGTGCACGAGTATTGGCCCTGCTCGGCGACTCGGTAACCACCGATCATATTTCCCCCGCCGGCAACATCAAGGCTGACAGCCCTGCCGGGCGTTATCTGCGCGAAAAAGGCGTGGAGCCACGGGACTTCAACTCTTACGGCTCACGGCGCGGCAATCATGAAGTGATGATGCGCGGCACCTTCGCCAACATCCGTATTCGCAATGAAATGCTCGGCGGTGAAGAAGGTGGCAACACGATCTACATTCCGACCGGCGAGAAACTGGCGATCTACGATGCGGCGATGAAGTACCAGGCTTCGGGCACACCGCTGGTGGTGATTGCCGGGCAAGAGTACGGCACCGGTTCCAGCCGTGACTGGGCGGCCAAGGGCACCAATTTGCTCGGCGTGAAAGCGGTGATCGCGGAAAGCTTCGAGCGGATCCACCGTTCCAATCTGGTGGGCATGGGTGTGCTGCCGCTGCAGTTCAAGCTTGATCAGAACCGCAAGAGCCTAAACCTGACCGGCAAGGAAACCTTCGAGATTCTGGGCCTCACCGGCGTCGAGCTGACACCGCGAATGAATCTGCCGCTGGTGATTACCCGTGAGGACGGGCGCCAAGAGAAGATCGAGGTGTTGTGCCGGATCGATACGTTGAATGAGGTGGAATACTTCAAATCGGGCGGGATTTTGCATTACGTCCTGCGCCAATTGATCGCCTCGTAACGCACAAACCAAAGTAGGAGCTGCCGCAGGCTGCGATCTTTTGATCTTGCTTTTAAAAGCCAAAGTCAAAAGATCGCAGCCTGCGGCAGCTCCTACATACAGGCGAAAAAAAACCCGCCGAAGCGGGTTTTTCCCAAGACCATTATCGACTCGCTGTCGGCAGCGATCCTTGCAAATGGTCGATCATCCGTGATCCTGAAACACTCCCTGTGTCTCAGTTGATGTGTGTAGATTACGCAGTGGATCCAATCAGCAATAGTCGTAAAAGCTACCAGTGCGTGTAAGACATTCGCCATAGCAACCCTTCCGAAAACCCCTAGCCGTGTCAGGCATCAAGCATGGAAGCCGCGATCTGCGCGACTTTCAGCTGCCCAGAGGCTTGCCCCAACGCGTCATCCTCAAGAAACCACGCAGCCGACAAACCGGCGAACGCCAGCACCCACTGCAGCAGCCTGCGGCGATCAAGCATGGCAGCTTGGACAATCACATCCAGCTGCCGGCGAAAGCGCTGGCGATCGGTGGCCGTTGGCAAGTCCGGGTTGCAAATCAGGTTGGCGTAATCAAAACCACGCTCGCCTCTGACCCGTTTCGGATCGATTGCCAGCCAGCCACGCGATTGGAAATCCAGCACATTGTCGTGATGCATGTCGCCGTGCAGCACCACCACTTCCTGTGGGTCGGCGAGCAGGGCTTCGGCGGTTTGCAGGCTCAGGGCCCGCCATGTTGTGCAGCCGCGATGCGCAGCGAAGCAAACCATGGCCCTAACTCCACCAGCGGCGGAGACGGCGTTTCACGCGGTGCATGCAATCGCGCCAGCGCCGAACAGAGAATCCGGCTCGCCTCGTCGTCTTCGCCATTCATTGCCATGTGCATCAGCGAGCGGCTGCCCATGGCGCGCTCCATCAACAGGCCATCCTCGTGATGCGCCAAGACTTGCGCAGCGCCGTCACCGTCCCACCAGGTCATCAGCCGATTGCCGTACTTCTCGTCGACATCCAGCGCTACCTTGAGCATGGCCGGAATGTCGTTCAGGCGTACCGGCAACAAACGGCTGCCTTGCGTGATGATCGGCACGCCGTCCGTGACCAATCCCCAGCGCTTGAGCCAAGGTTGGAAAATATCAGCCACTGTCACGCTCGCGGGCCTTGGCGCTCTCGGCAAGAAACTGTTCGAGGCGGCTCAACTGCTCCTCCCAGCCACGGCTGTCCATGTAATACGCCTCTTTCTGGCGAATGTCGGGAATGTGCGCGAAGCCCGATTCGGACACTTTCAGCAACGTGCCACTCTCGAAGTCTTCCAGCTCGAACCTGACCAGCGTTGTCGGCTCCTGGGAATAGTCGATCTTCGGATTGACCGCATACGGATGCCAGCGAAACGAAAACAACTGCTGCGGCTCGACCCGTTCGATCAGCACATTCCACAACACGTGTTCATAACCCGGATACGTGACCTGCCCTTGCGTCCACTCACCGGCAATAAACCGCCGGCCCTCAAGCGCCACCCCAAACCACTGGCCAAACGCCTCGGCATCGACCAAGGCACGCCAGACATGCGAACGCGGCGCCTTGAGCGTGATTTTGCGTTCGAAACTATTGGGTACTGGTTTCATACGTCACCTCCTGTTCTGAACACTAGGCTTGTATGACCACATGTCCAATGTGAAGTTGTATCAGGGCAGTGCAGTCGTTCATCAGCAAGGACACATCAAGCTGCACTTTTTGACCGGCGCTGTGATGGATCCAGGCACCCTCCGCCCAATGAAACTGTTACCTTTTCCAGCGAATGTGAATCTACAAGGACGAATCATGCCGCCATCCCTCGCTGAGCGTTACCGCGGTGCCCTGCTCGGTCTGGCGTGCGGCGACGCTGTCGGTACTACGGTTGAGTTCAAACCACGGGGATCATTCCAACCGTTGACCGATATGGTTGGTGCTGGCCCATTCCACCTCAAGCCCGGGCAATGGACCGATGACACCTCGATGGCGCTGTGTCTGGCGGAAAGCTTGCTGAACAAAAATGGATTCAATGCCGCTGATCAGATGGGCCGCTACCTCAACTGGTGGCAATGGGGCTATCTCAGCTCGACCGGTGAGTGTTTCGATATAGGCATGACCGTCAGTCAGGCGCTGGCGCAATATCAACAAACCGCTGATCCCTTCGCCGGCTCGACCGACCCGTACAGCGCCGGCAACGGTTCGCTGATGCGTCTGGTGCCAGTGGTGCTGTTCTACTTTCCCGACGCCCGGAAAATCCAGAGCTTCGCCGCCGACAGTTCCCGAACCACCCACGCAGCACCTGAAGCCATCGAATGCTGCCAATTGCTGGCCGGGTTGATCGCCTGCGCGCTTGAAGGCGCGAGCAAAGCCGAACTGCGTCAGCTGCCACTCGCCAGCTTCTCGCAACCCAAGGTTGCTTCCATTGGGCGTGGCGATTTCCTCGGTCTGTCCGAGGCAGACATCAAAGGTAGTGGCTACAGCGTGCAGTCGCTGGAAGCGGCGTTGTGGTGCTTTCACCACACGGACAGCTTCGAAGCGGCCATTTTGCGGGCGGCCAACCTGGGCGATGACGCCGATACCACTGCCGCGATCACCGGCCAATTGGCCGGCGCCTATTACGGCGTGCGGGGGATTCCTGAACACTGGCTGGAAAAGCTGCACGACGGTGAAGAGATTGCGGCGACCGCCGACCGTTTGCTCGCGGCTTCCCGAATGCGCGCACCTGAATAAGCGCGACGCAGCCGCTACACTGCTCGGCACTTACTTTGATACAGCGAGATTTGACTATGTCCCCACGCCTGCTTCTGGCCTTGACGCCCTTCCTGTTCACCCCCCTCGCTCACGCTGCGGTCGACTGCGCCAACGCCAGCGATCAGGCGACGATGAATCAGTGCGCCGGGCAGGACTTCAAAGCGGCGGACAAAGAACTGAACACGGTGTACCAGCAGATCACCGGGCGTTTGAAGGACAACCCGGATGGCAAGAAGCTGTTGGTCAGTGCGCAACGGGCGTGGCTCGGGTTTCGGGATGCCGAGTGCAAGTTTTCATCGTCCGGGGTAACTGGCGGGAGCGTTTATCCGTGGGTTTACAGCAGTTGCCTGACCGGCGTGACCAAGGTCCGGGTTGAGGCGCTGAAACAGTATTTGAAGTGTGAAGAAGGTGACATGAGCTGCCCGGTGCCCGGGGCCTGATTTTTTTCCGGCGGTTTTGAGGGATCTTTCGCGAGCAGGCTCGCTCCCACATTGGAACGCATTTCAAATGTGGGTCAACGCCCGTGCAATGCGTTGCGCGTGATCATGTTCTGCTCAGGCCGATACGACTCGGCCCTGTGCACACTCGCGCACACGACAGGAGCACCACTGCGCAAACTTTCCTCAAGCACATGCCGCAGCCGCAACAATCCCTCACGTTGCATCGCCAGGCTGGCCTCGATCTGGCGTATCTCATCCATACGGATATCGATTTGCTCGATGGTCAGCGATTTCGAACAACTGCCATCCTGCAAGAACAGACCGCGAATGGTCTCAAGAGAAAAACCAAGCCGTTGCGCATCGCGCACCAGTATCAATCGCGCAACAGCCGCCTCGGCGTAGTGGCGATATCCATTGGCGTCACGGGTAGAAGGCTCCAGTAACCCTTGCTCCTCGTAATAGCGAATGGCCGAAGCGGCAACACCAGTGCGCTTGGAAACCTCTCCAATCTTCATAAAAACTGCTTGACCTTCAAGTTGGCTTTAATCGTTAGCATAAGCCCAGGTTCAGCACGACAGCCAGTCGTTATGACCGACCTGAACATCTTTCACCTTTATGGAATTTGAGATGAGCACACTGACAGACCTGCTGAAATGGCGCTATGCAACGAAAAAGTACGACCCTTCCCGGACGGTGCCCGATGAAAAAATCGAGCGCATTCTGGAAGCGGTGCGTTTAACGCCGACATCAAGCGGACTGCAGCCTTTCGAATTGCTCGTAGTGACCAATGCAGAGATTCGCGAAAAGATCAAAGCCGTCAGTTGGAACCAGCAGCAGGTTACCGACTGCTCTCACTTGTTGGTGTTCGCCGCATGGGACGACATCACTGCGGAGCGGGTCAACATGATGTTCGACCTGACCAACGAAGTTCGCGGGACCGTTAACGAAGGATGGGAAAATTACCGCCAGATGCTCTTGGGCATCGTTGCTGGACGTGGCAAAGAGGCTAATTATCAAGCGGCCGCACGGCAGGCTTATATTGGTCTTGGCTCGGCTCTGATCGCTGCGGCATTTGAAGAAGTCGACGCGACACCGATGGAAGGTTTCGACCCGGCAGCCATCGATGAAATCCTCGGACTCTCGGCTCGCAACTTGCGCAGTGTGGTGATTCTGCCGTTGGGCCATCGAGCTGCTGAGGGAGACTGGTTGGTTAACTTGAA
This region of Pseudomonas sp. R84 genomic DNA includes:
- a CDS encoding SRPBCC family protein, with amino-acid sequence MKPVPNSFERKITLKAPRSHVWRALVDAEAFGQWFGVALEGRRFIAGEWTQGQVTYPGYEHVLWNVLIERVEPQQLFSFRWHPYAVNPKIDYSQEPTTLVRFELEDFESGTLLKVSESGFAHIPDIRQKEAYYMDSRGWEEQLSRLEQFLAESAKARERDSG
- a CDS encoding ADP-ribosylglycohydrolase family protein — translated: MPPSLAERYRGALLGLACGDAVGTTVEFKPRGSFQPLTDMVGAGPFHLKPGQWTDDTSMALCLAESLLNKNGFNAADQMGRYLNWWQWGYLSSTGECFDIGMTVSQALAQYQQTADPFAGSTDPYSAGNGSLMRLVPVVLFYFPDARKIQSFAADSSRTTHAAPEAIECCQLLAGLIACALEGASKAELRQLPLASFSQPKVASIGRGDFLGLSEADIKGSGYSVQSLEAALWCFHHTDSFEAAILRAANLGDDADTTAAITGQLAGAYYGVRGIPEHWLEKLHDGEEIAATADRLLAASRMRAPE
- a CDS encoding lysozyme inhibitor LprI family protein, with protein sequence MSPRLLLALTPFLFTPLAHAAVDCANASDQATMNQCAGQDFKAADKELNTVYQQITGRLKDNPDGKKLLVSAQRAWLGFRDAECKFSSSGVTGGSVYPWVYSSCLTGVTKVRVEALKQYLKCEEGDMSCPVPGA
- a CDS encoding MerR family transcriptional regulator — protein: MKIGEVSKRTGVAASAIRYYEEQGLLEPSTRDANGYRHYAEAAVARLILVRDAQRLGFSLETIRGLFLQDGSCSKSLTIEQIDIRMDEIRQIEASLAMQREGLLRLRHVLEESLRSGAPVVCASVHRAESYRPEQNMITRNALHGR
- a CDS encoding NAD(P)H-dependent oxidoreductase, which gives rise to MSTLTDLLKWRYATKKYDPSRTVPDEKIERILEAVRLTPTSSGLQPFELLVVTNAEIREKIKAVSWNQQQVTDCSHLLVFAAWDDITAERVNMMFDLTNEVRGTVNEGWENYRQMLLGIVAGRGKEANYQAAARQAYIGLGSALIAAAFEEVDATPMEGFDPAAIDEILGLSARNLRSVVILPLGHRAAEGDWLVNLKKVRRSRENFVTEIK